One stretch of Siphonobacter curvatus DNA includes these proteins:
- a CDS encoding acyl-CoA thioesterase has product MEPKSVSYSQTTITELMIPSYANFGGKIHGGILLSLMDKAAYACASKHASTYVVTVAVDHVEFLQPVEVGQLVSLLASVNYVGKSSLIVGIRVIAESIKTGEKVHTNTSYFTMVAKDEETNQPTLVPPLLLETREDARRFLEALKRKEIRKAYQNELNNAKTSLAVEEDLPLLAGERCVLGTI; this is encoded by the coding sequence GTGGAGCCTAAATCTGTTTCATATTCCCAGACTACCATTACCGAACTGATGATTCCGAGCTATGCCAATTTCGGCGGCAAGATCCACGGCGGTATTCTTTTGTCATTAATGGATAAAGCGGCCTACGCCTGTGCATCCAAACATGCCAGTACGTACGTAGTTACAGTAGCCGTTGATCACGTGGAGTTTTTACAGCCCGTGGAAGTGGGGCAACTGGTATCGTTGCTGGCTTCGGTCAATTATGTTGGAAAAAGCTCCTTGATCGTAGGGATTCGGGTCATTGCCGAATCCATCAAGACGGGCGAAAAGGTCCATACGAATACCAGTTATTTTACCATGGTCGCCAAAGATGAAGAAACTAATCAGCCTACACTAGTGCCGCCTTTATTGCTGGAAACCCGCGAAGATGCCCGTCGTTTTCTGGAAGCTTTAAAGCGAAAAGAAATCCGGAAAGCCTATCAGAATGAATTAAATAACGCAAAAACCAGTCTGGCTGTCGAAGAGGATTTACCTTTGCTGGCTGGAGAACGTTGCGTACTGGGAACGATTTAA
- a CDS encoding AEC family transporter, with protein sequence MEILQELLRKVLPLYGFIILGFFATRKWGLQSKWISKVMLYALIPLIIIENLLKADLAETAVIGAIVFILACLMNLPALLTTRFLAKDLNPNMLKSSFSYYNIGWFGIPVVMALFGDEQMPLIISAYVGNALYGDTVCYYLMSRTKDIPVKESVLNVFKIPAIYACVLAIILNVLEVEVPESMEVVGDVVSWVVSASGMLLIGITLEKIDFKEIPYATFAKILSVRYIAGAIILVALVFLEKGLIGRLDEDQSKLMLLLASFPIAANLVVFATNLDTEKENSALLVGLSSIASLVLVPAVCLVLF encoded by the coding sequence ATGGAGATACTACAGGAATTATTACGTAAGGTACTGCCACTGTACGGGTTCATCATCCTGGGCTTTTTTGCTACCCGTAAATGGGGTCTCCAAAGCAAGTGGATTTCGAAAGTGATGCTCTATGCTCTGATTCCCCTCATCATCATTGAGAATCTGCTGAAAGCAGACTTGGCCGAAACGGCAGTCATTGGGGCCATCGTTTTCATTCTGGCCTGCCTGATGAACCTTCCTGCCCTGCTAACAACCCGCTTTCTGGCGAAGGATCTGAATCCGAACATGCTGAAAAGCAGCTTTTCGTACTATAACATTGGCTGGTTTGGCATACCCGTGGTGATGGCCCTATTCGGAGACGAACAAATGCCGCTGATCATCAGTGCATACGTAGGAAATGCCTTGTATGGTGACACGGTTTGTTACTATTTGATGTCACGAACCAAGGATATTCCCGTGAAGGAATCTGTACTGAATGTTTTCAAAATTCCCGCCATTTACGCCTGCGTACTGGCGATTATTCTGAACGTGCTTGAGGTAGAAGTACCCGAAAGTATGGAAGTAGTGGGCGACGTGGTTAGCTGGGTCGTATCGGCCTCTGGGATGCTGTTGATTGGCATTACGCTGGAAAAGATTGATTTCAAAGAAATTCCTTACGCTACCTTTGCCAAGATCCTGAGCGTACGCTACATCGCGGGAGCGATCATCCTGGTAGCTTTAGTTTTCCTGGAAAAGGGCTTAATTGGCCGACTGGACGAAGATCAGAGTAAGCTAATGCTACTGCTTGCCAGTTTCCCCATTGCGGCCAATCTGGTCGTGTTTGCCACGAATCTGGATACCGAAAAAGAAAATTCAGCTCTGTTGGTTGGCTTGTCTTCCATCGCTTCGCTGGTCCTGGTGCCAGCAGTTTGTCTGGTATTGTTTTAG
- a CDS encoding NADH-quinone oxidoreductase subunit N translates to MLQKLDHILASLSGFTPEVWLVVAFVGIITWDLIAPEVHAESRGGFFHGLTFLAFAFLGVLLVQQWQIQPRGVLFGSMLRLDDRAIFFKLLVTLTALITILHSWVTGRRWSGEFFSVLVGTVFGLLVLSMATNLLMVYLSLEVVSISSYILTALRGDRKSSEGGMKYVLFGSVASALMLYGMSLLYGLTSTLDFTNPSFSRALLETDPLVSASAILLAISGLLFKVSAVPFQVWNPDVYEAADTPVVSFFSVAPKAVAFLVLMRLFSVLPLNFQPVLAVLSLATITVGNFSALWQTEAKRLMAYSSIAQSGFVLVGLVAFSELGQQTATFYLGSYVFASMACFLLIDILSTSRSKNEVPIQSFSGVGRQQPLPAILLSIAFISLVGLPLTVGFSAKLLIFSSLWEAYQHTNASLFLVLFVFGLLNTAVSLAFYVKIPYALFFKTAEPGQPLVSLRWPQVILALVLVIPIIALFLRTDWLMNWIAGFVN, encoded by the coding sequence ATGCTTCAAAAACTCGACCACATTCTGGCCAGTCTTTCCGGCTTCACTCCCGAAGTTTGGCTGGTAGTGGCTTTTGTGGGAATTATTACCTGGGATTTAATTGCTCCCGAAGTACACGCCGAAAGTCGGGGGGGATTCTTTCACGGACTGACCTTTCTGGCCTTTGCTTTTCTGGGAGTATTGCTGGTGCAACAGTGGCAGATACAGCCGCGGGGCGTCCTGTTTGGATCCATGCTGCGGCTCGACGACCGGGCTATTTTCTTTAAGCTACTGGTGACGCTGACCGCTCTAATTACCATTTTACACAGTTGGGTGACGGGACGGCGGTGGTCGGGCGAATTTTTCTCCGTACTCGTCGGCACGGTATTCGGATTGCTGGTGCTGTCGATGGCTACGAATCTGCTGATGGTGTACCTTTCTCTGGAAGTCGTATCCATTTCTAGTTACATCCTCACCGCCCTTCGCGGCGACCGGAAAAGCTCCGAGGGGGGTATGAAATACGTGCTGTTCGGGTCCGTCGCATCGGCCCTGATGCTGTACGGAATGAGTCTGTTGTATGGCCTGACCAGTACGCTTGATTTCACCAATCCGAGCTTTAGTCGGGCGTTGCTCGAAACCGATCCGCTGGTATCGGCGTCGGCCATTTTACTGGCGATCAGTGGGTTACTTTTCAAGGTTTCGGCGGTACCCTTTCAGGTCTGGAATCCCGACGTCTATGAAGCAGCTGACACACCCGTCGTTTCCTTTTTTTCGGTAGCACCGAAGGCGGTGGCTTTTCTGGTTTTGATGCGTTTATTTAGCGTACTGCCATTGAATTTCCAGCCCGTACTAGCCGTGCTTTCGCTGGCCACCATTACCGTAGGCAATTTCTCGGCCCTGTGGCAAACCGAAGCCAAGCGACTCATGGCGTATTCTTCCATTGCTCAGTCGGGGTTTGTTCTGGTGGGTTTAGTGGCTTTTTCGGAATTGGGTCAGCAAACGGCTACGTTCTACCTGGGGAGTTATGTCTTCGCCAGTATGGCCTGCTTTCTGCTGATTGACATTTTATCGACGTCCCGTTCGAAAAATGAAGTACCCATTCAAAGTTTTAGTGGGGTAGGGCGGCAACAGCCGTTACCCGCTATTTTGCTCAGTATCGCTTTTATTTCGCTGGTAGGCTTGCCGTTGACGGTTGGATTTTCGGCCAAGCTACTCATCTTTAGTTCGCTCTGGGAGGCGTATCAGCATACGAACGCATCGCTCTTCCTGGTACTGTTCGTCTTTGGCTTGCTCAATACGGCGGTTTCCCTGGCTTTTTACGTGAAAATTCCTTACGCCCTATTCTTCAAAACAGCCGAACCGGGGCAACCCCTGGTATCGCTCCGCTGGCCGCAGGTGATCCTCGCTCTGGTGCTGGTAATTCCCATTATTGCCCTGTTCCTGCGTACGGATTGGCTGATGAACTGGATTGCGGGGTTTGTTAATTAG
- a CDS encoding amidophosphoribosyltransferase, with protein MSDEIKHECGIALLRLRKPLQYYIDKYGTPLYAVNKMALLMNKQANRGQDGAGIANIKLNVAPGYRFISRYRSVEAKPIEDIFEKINKKYRKAEKEDSKKYLNAEWLQENYGFTGEVWMGHLRYGTHGKNEIENCHPFLRQNNWRSRNLVVAGNFNMTNVDELFDKLVSLGQHPKDKVDTVTVMEKIGHFLDEEVQRQFDRFKPLFPEDNQQLTSLIEENIDVARMLQRSCRDFDGGYTMCGMLGSGAAFVARDPAGIRPAYYYADDEVIVVASEKPAIKMSFNCDYDEIAEIGPGNALIIDTNGEYREEQFRDPLEKKSCSFERIYFSRASDPDIYRERKNLGKLVLPQILKEIDNDLANTVFSYIPNTAETAFFGLVEGLDEHLVKERKKHIREGVLFEEDLDRLLSFRPRTEKIISKDVKLRTFITNDTHRDEMVSNVYETTFEVIKKKEDTIVLIDDSIVRGTTLERSILRMLDRLEPKKIVIVSSAPQIRYPDCYGIDMSKMKDFVAFRAVLKLLEEENREELLEETLARCKDALENGYATQENYVKALYEPFTDEQISKKIAEIVTPKNCQAEVSIIYQTVDDLHKACPNHTGDWYFTGNYPTPGGNKVVNRAFVNYMIGKGNERAYGAF; from the coding sequence ATGTCCGACGAAATCAAACACGAGTGCGGGATCGCTCTTCTCCGCCTCCGCAAACCGCTCCAGTATTACATCGACAAGTACGGCACGCCCTTATATGCCGTAAACAAGATGGCCCTGCTCATGAACAAGCAGGCAAACCGGGGACAGGATGGGGCAGGCATAGCGAATATCAAACTCAATGTAGCTCCCGGGTATCGCTTCATCAGTCGGTACCGCTCCGTGGAGGCCAAGCCCATCGAAGACATCTTCGAGAAAATCAATAAAAAGTATCGTAAGGCCGAGAAAGAAGATTCGAAGAAGTACCTGAACGCCGAATGGTTACAGGAAAATTACGGCTTTACGGGAGAAGTCTGGATGGGACACCTGCGGTACGGTACGCACGGTAAAAATGAAATCGAAAACTGCCACCCGTTTCTGCGTCAGAACAACTGGCGGAGTCGGAATCTGGTCGTAGCCGGTAACTTCAATATGACCAACGTCGATGAATTGTTCGATAAGTTGGTTTCCCTGGGGCAACACCCCAAAGACAAGGTAGATACAGTAACGGTGATGGAAAAAATTGGCCACTTCCTGGATGAGGAAGTACAGCGTCAATTCGACCGTTTCAAACCTCTGTTTCCCGAAGATAATCAGCAACTGACTTCCCTGATTGAAGAAAACATTGACGTAGCTCGTATGTTACAGCGGTCCTGCCGTGATTTTGACGGGGGCTATACGATGTGTGGCATGTTGGGTTCAGGAGCGGCATTCGTAGCTCGTGACCCGGCAGGGATTCGGCCGGCGTATTACTACGCTGATGATGAAGTCATTGTTGTGGCTTCTGAAAAGCCCGCGATTAAAATGTCGTTCAATTGTGATTACGACGAAATTGCGGAAATCGGACCGGGCAACGCTCTGATCATTGATACGAACGGCGAGTACCGCGAAGAACAATTCCGCGATCCGCTGGAGAAAAAATCCTGCTCGTTCGAGCGAATTTATTTCTCACGGGCTTCCGATCCGGACATTTATCGGGAACGTAAAAATCTGGGTAAGCTGGTGTTGCCCCAGATTCTAAAGGAAATTGATAACGATCTGGCCAATACGGTCTTTAGTTATATTCCCAATACAGCAGAAACGGCCTTTTTCGGTTTAGTTGAAGGGCTGGATGAACATCTGGTTAAAGAGCGTAAGAAACACATTCGCGAAGGGGTTCTTTTCGAGGAAGACCTGGATCGTCTGCTTTCCTTCCGTCCGCGTACAGAGAAGATTATTTCCAAAGATGTTAAACTGCGTACGTTCATTACCAACGATACCCACCGGGACGAGATGGTATCGAACGTGTATGAGACGACTTTCGAAGTAATCAAAAAGAAAGAAGACACGATTGTACTGATTGATGATTCCATCGTACGGGGTACGACGTTAGAACGTTCGATTTTGCGGATGCTCGACCGGCTGGAACCCAAGAAAATCGTGATTGTCAGCTCTGCTCCGCAAATTCGTTACCCCGACTGCTACGGCATTGACATGTCGAAAATGAAGGATTTCGTAGCGTTCCGGGCCGTATTGAAATTACTGGAAGAAGAAAACCGCGAAGAGCTGCTCGAAGAAACGCTGGCCCGTTGTAAAGACGCCTTGGAGAATGGTTACGCCACGCAGGAAAACTACGTGAAAGCCCTCTACGAACCCTTTACGGACGAACAGATTTCCAAGAAAATTGCTGAAATCGTAACGCCGAAAAACTGTCAGGCGGAAGTTTCCATCATTTACCAAACCGTGGACGACCTGCACAAAGCGTGTCCGAACCATACGGGTGACTGGTATTTCACCGGAAACTATCCAACACCGGGCGGAAATAAAGTGGTAAACCGGGCTTTTGTCAATTACATGATTGGTAAAGGCAACGAACGGGCTTACGGAGCTTTCTAA
- a CDS encoding DUF2911 domain-containing protein gives MKKVIIALVVVGGLAALSAFLYKQYAKPLSQEAHARFNQNGLRLEVTYCQPAKKGRTIFGDSSTRALVPYGKVWRTGANEATKLTVNHNVTLAGHPLKAGEYTLWTIPGPQDWQVVINQETGQWGTEYDASKDLFRAAVPSHQVPEVQELFEISFMPQTGGTDLVLHWDHTEVAVPIRTQ, from the coding sequence ATGAAAAAAGTAATCATTGCTCTGGTTGTCGTAGGTGGACTGGCGGCACTTTCGGCGTTTCTGTACAAGCAGTACGCCAAGCCTTTAAGTCAGGAGGCTCATGCTCGTTTCAACCAAAACGGACTTCGCCTGGAAGTTACCTACTGCCAGCCTGCCAAAAAAGGACGAACCATTTTTGGTGATTCTTCCACGCGTGCCCTGGTTCCCTACGGAAAAGTCTGGCGGACGGGAGCTAACGAAGCCACGAAACTGACCGTCAATCACAATGTAACGCTGGCCGGGCACCCTCTAAAAGCGGGCGAATATACGCTCTGGACCATCCCCGGACCGCAGGACTGGCAAGTAGTCATCAATCAGGAAACGGGTCAGTGGGGTACGGAATACGATGCATCCAAAGACCTCTTTCGTGCCGCTGTGCCTTCCCATCAGGTACCAGAAGTGCAAGAACTTTTTGAAATAAGCTTTATGCCCCAAACGGGCGGTACTGATCTGGTACTCCACTGGGATCATACGGAAGTAGCGGTTCCGATTCGTACCCAATAA
- the nuoL gene encoding NADH-quinone oxidoreductase subunit L — protein sequence MNPELLLWITLLLPFAGFLLLILSGKKANTPAGWLGLGLSASGLALSYLLTDQDVTAVAYPWLTAKLSFGFRVDELTLRMLRLVLFIASLVQLFSIEYMREDAARFRYFGFLQLFVGSMLGIVLAHNLLVLYVFWELVGLSSYLLIGFWFTKKEAIAASKKAFLVNRVGDVGLALGVFGVYHRFGTLDFSTFAGMAEGSDPYLTAIGLLLFCGTIAKSAQFPLHIWLPDAMEGPTPVSALIHAATMVAAGVYLLARIFPILTPDALVVIASIGTITMVMGAVYALSQTDIKKTLAYSTISQLGLMVLALGVGAPQAALFHLFTHAFFKAGLFLSSGSVIHSLHHAGHGFDAQDVRLMGGLRKQLPVTFLAYTVCAAALAGLPLTAGFLSKDEILHEAFTHTAHSWQLIFPILALISAGLTAFYMAKQWRIVFFGNWRNPILSLDQVHESSWLQKGPLVGLALLSLPFAFSINPLGEHFAPLVALGSTAVAVGGIALAWIRYRSVPDAESLRDTPLTTLDAVYQRFFVQPVLKFAQFCTWLDRVVVDGIVDGIAKLQVILAHLVGWFDRNVIDGLVAALAWLSRTMGDTTRQVQSGKIQSYIVAMVMGLAALLIWWTW from the coding sequence ATGAACCCCGAACTACTGCTCTGGATCACCTTGCTTTTGCCGTTCGCTGGGTTTTTACTGCTTATACTTTCGGGGAAAAAAGCCAATACACCAGCGGGCTGGTTGGGGCTGGGATTATCCGCTTCAGGATTGGCCCTTTCCTATCTATTAACTGATCAGGACGTTACGGCCGTTGCTTATCCCTGGCTTACGGCGAAACTCAGTTTCGGTTTTCGCGTCGATGAGCTGACGTTACGGATGCTGCGACTGGTGCTGTTTATCGCCTCGCTCGTGCAGCTTTTTTCCATTGAATACATGCGGGAAGACGCCGCCCGCTTTCGGTATTTTGGCTTTCTACAGTTGTTTGTCGGTTCGATGTTGGGCATTGTACTGGCCCATAATTTACTCGTCTTATACGTCTTCTGGGAATTGGTAGGGCTAAGCTCGTACCTGCTGATTGGCTTCTGGTTCACGAAAAAAGAGGCCATTGCCGCTTCCAAAAAAGCTTTTTTGGTTAACCGAGTCGGGGACGTCGGGCTGGCTCTGGGCGTATTTGGTGTCTATCATCGCTTCGGCACCCTCGACTTTTCGACGTTCGCGGGGATGGCCGAAGGGTCCGATCCGTACCTGACGGCGATCGGACTGTTACTATTCTGCGGTACCATTGCTAAATCGGCTCAGTTTCCCCTGCACATTTGGTTACCCGACGCCATGGAAGGGCCAACTCCCGTATCGGCCCTGATTCATGCGGCTACGATGGTTGCGGCTGGCGTATACCTGCTTGCTCGAATTTTCCCAATCCTGACGCCCGACGCCTTAGTCGTTATTGCCAGTATCGGAACCATTACGATGGTAATGGGAGCCGTGTACGCCCTCTCGCAAACCGATATTAAGAAAACGCTGGCCTATTCCACCATTTCCCAACTCGGTCTGATGGTACTGGCCTTGGGGGTAGGGGCTCCGCAGGCGGCTCTGTTTCATCTGTTTACGCACGCTTTCTTCAAAGCGGGTTTGTTTTTGTCTTCGGGTTCAGTCATTCACTCACTGCACCACGCGGGTCACGGATTCGACGCTCAGGACGTACGCCTGATGGGCGGCTTACGGAAACAGTTACCCGTAACCTTTCTGGCTTATACGGTTTGTGCGGCGGCTCTGGCGGGATTGCCCCTGACGGCGGGATTCCTTTCGAAGGATGAAATTCTGCACGAAGCCTTTACACATACGGCTCATTCCTGGCAACTGATTTTTCCCATTTTGGCTCTTATCTCAGCGGGTTTAACGGCCTTTTACATGGCGAAACAGTGGCGGATCGTCTTTTTCGGGAATTGGCGAAACCCAATCCTATCGCTGGATCAGGTCCATGAATCGTCTTGGCTGCAGAAAGGTCCGCTCGTAGGGCTGGCGTTATTATCGCTGCCTTTTGCGTTTTCAATTAATCCGCTGGGCGAGCACTTTGCTCCGCTGGTAGCCCTGGGTTCGACCGCCGTGGCAGTAGGAGGCATTGCCCTGGCCTGGATTCGTTACCGTTCGGTACCCGATGCGGAATCGTTACGGGATACGCCGCTCACCACTCTAGATGCTGTTTATCAACGCTTTTTCGTACAACCCGTACTCAAGTTTGCCCAATTCTGTACCTGGCTGGATCGGGTTGTGGTGGATGGCATCGTGGATGGAATTGCTAAACTACAGGTCATTCTGGCTCATCTGGTGGGCTGGTTTGATCGGAATGTCATTGATGGCCTGGTGGCAGCTCTGGCCTGGTTGAGCCGAACGATGGGGGATACGACCCGTCAGGTGCAGAGTGGAAAAATTCAGTCGTACATCGTAGCGATGGTCATGGGACTGGCGGCTTTGCTGATCTGGTGGACCTGGTAG
- a CDS encoding complex I subunit 4 family protein: MPILTTLIALPFLGAVLLLLLPETARTACRWLTVLLCTVHLALSSWLWFQFDPQLVGYQFAENHDWITMALGQFGIISIDYSVGTDGLSLPMVWLTSLVMLVGAVSSFEIKEKERAYYALYLLLMGSVVGCFVALDLFLFFLFFEFMLLPMYFLIGIWGGPRREYASLKFFIYTLAGSVFILLVMIGLYLSVIDPVETALNIGLVQDRAQITGDVLAEVQSLVSQLQIDPAQLVHTFEIPYLTNPRNFVPESLLSTMAGHEIFGLSARLLAFLMLFIGFAVKLPMVPLHTWLPDAHVEAPTPISVVLAGILLKIGGYGFFRIAYEIFPDGAIYFADWIAGLGVLSIVYGAFNALSQKDLKRLIAYSSVSHMGFVLLGLAALTPEGANAAIYQLFSHGILSPMLFLVVGVVYARTHDRNIDHYQGLASTMPAYTGLTAIAFFASLGLPGFSGFIGEFFSLMGAFNSLYIPVWMVVAGGFGLILGAGYFLWTFQRVFLGKRWSTHDAQLLTDLNVREKLMLIPLALLSLFFGILPGTVFAITEGYVLEFMKHF; encoded by the coding sequence ATGCCGATACTGACTACCCTTATAGCTTTACCTTTTCTCGGAGCGGTGCTGTTGTTACTGCTACCCGAGACAGCCCGCACCGCCTGCCGCTGGCTTACGGTGCTGTTGTGTACCGTTCATCTTGCCTTGAGTAGCTGGCTGTGGTTTCAGTTCGATCCGCAACTGGTGGGGTATCAGTTCGCCGAAAATCACGACTGGATTACGATGGCTCTGGGGCAGTTCGGTATTATTTCCATTGATTATTCCGTAGGAACGGATGGGTTGAGCTTACCGATGGTCTGGCTGACGAGTCTGGTGATGTTGGTGGGAGCGGTATCTTCCTTCGAAATCAAGGAAAAAGAACGGGCGTATTATGCTTTGTACCTGTTACTGATGGGTAGTGTGGTAGGCTGTTTCGTTGCTCTCGACCTGTTCCTGTTCTTCCTGTTCTTCGAATTCATGCTGCTGCCGATGTACTTTCTTATCGGTATCTGGGGTGGCCCCCGGCGGGAATACGCCAGTTTGAAATTCTTCATTTATACGCTGGCCGGTTCTGTATTCATTCTACTGGTGATGATTGGTTTGTACCTCTCAGTGATTGATCCGGTGGAGACGGCTTTGAACATTGGACTGGTACAGGATCGGGCCCAGATTACGGGAGACGTACTGGCCGAGGTACAATCACTGGTGAGCCAGTTACAGATTGATCCGGCTCAGCTCGTTCATACTTTCGAGATCCCGTACCTTACGAATCCTCGCAATTTTGTGCCCGAGTCCCTGCTGAGTACCATGGCCGGTCACGAAATCTTCGGTTTATCGGCCCGGTTGCTGGCTTTTCTGATGCTCTTCATTGGTTTTGCCGTGAAGCTTCCGATGGTGCCCCTGCATACCTGGTTGCCCGATGCCCACGTGGAAGCTCCCACGCCGATTTCGGTCGTACTGGCAGGGATTTTGCTGAAAATTGGCGGATACGGATTCTTCCGGATTGCCTACGAAATCTTCCCCGACGGAGCCATTTACTTTGCCGACTGGATTGCCGGGCTGGGCGTCTTGAGTATCGTTTACGGAGCCTTCAATGCCCTAAGTCAGAAAGATCTCAAACGGCTCATTGCCTATTCTTCCGTTTCGCACATGGGCTTTGTGTTACTGGGCTTAGCGGCCCTCACGCCCGAGGGAGCCAATGCGGCCATCTATCAGCTGTTTTCGCACGGTATTCTTTCACCCATGCTGTTTCTGGTGGTGGGTGTGGTGTACGCCCGAACGCACGACCGGAACATTGACCATTATCAGGGACTCGCCAGTACCATGCCTGCCTATACGGGTTTGACAGCCATCGCTTTTTTTGCTTCCCTGGGTTTACCCGGTTTCTCGGGTTTTATCGGAGAATTTTTTAGTCTGATGGGAGCCTTTAACTCGCTGTACATTCCCGTGTGGATGGTGGTAGCGGGGGGCTTTGGTTTGATTCTGGGAGCGGGCTATTTCCTCTGGACCTTCCAGCGGGTCTTTCTGGGCAAACGCTGGTCCACGCACGACGCCCAGTTGTTGACGGATCTCAATGTTCGGGAAAAACTCATGCTGATACCTCTAGCACTGCTTTCTCTGTTTTTCGGAATACTCCCGGGCACCGTATTCGCCATTACCGAAGGTTACGTCCTGGAGTTCATGAAACACTTTTAA
- a CDS encoding FAD/NAD(P)-binding protein codes for MNQNYRQTIAIIGAGASGTTCLIQLVLKYVVNCCTTPLRLLLFERKPEFGPGLAYGTGQEGHLLNTKAGLMGIVPGERLHFVDWMHTNKAAIEKEYLDLEISPDSYPPRMLFGSYVKAMLQEYTDLAAEHDIEIEKVQDEIIDAQLLDDDRFELKSTQGEIFLCDYAILATGNPAPSAFQEFKDLPQFLMSPWPSKKVLETIRDKEASVAIIGSSLTAIDALITLVSNEHKGKIRFFSKTGLLPRVQAAQEVPFDRKYLTLPTIRKCIREKRRALRVTDLIRLFKKEVEEHQPLKPEWSIEKRTAKDTLPLLEEDLQQAYEGSNLYQNILYDMRDDIYPIWQLLSADQKLLFLSWVKPFYDINRHSIPIKNGEKLAALLKQGQLSITGSSKDLEWDGKRFVLQMQDGSTEYADFVINASGPAVTVDEMVDQPLLKQLLGKDLIRSYEAGGIVVDLRTMQVVADQTAGNLYAIGQPLAGIQHEVNSLWFNVEQADLLTNHLLEKIS; via the coding sequence ATGAATCAGAACTACCGGCAAACCATTGCCATTATTGGAGCGGGAGCCAGCGGAACCACCTGCTTGATCCAGCTTGTCCTTAAATACGTTGTCAACTGCTGTACTACTCCCCTCCGCCTATTGCTTTTCGAACGCAAACCGGAATTTGGTCCTGGCCTTGCCTATGGTACGGGTCAGGAAGGGCACTTACTCAATACCAAAGCGGGACTCATGGGGATTGTACCCGGCGAACGGCTGCACTTTGTTGACTGGATGCATACCAACAAAGCCGCTATTGAAAAAGAGTATCTCGATCTGGAAATTAGTCCGGACTCGTACCCGCCCCGCATGCTTTTTGGTAGTTATGTGAAGGCCATGCTTCAGGAATACACCGATCTGGCAGCAGAGCATGATATTGAGATAGAAAAGGTTCAGGACGAAATCATTGATGCTCAATTGCTTGACGATGATCGTTTTGAATTGAAGTCGACGCAGGGAGAAATCTTTTTGTGCGATTACGCCATTCTGGCCACGGGTAATCCGGCTCCTTCTGCTTTTCAGGAATTTAAAGATTTACCGCAGTTTCTGATGTCTCCCTGGCCCTCCAAAAAAGTCTTGGAAACCATACGCGACAAAGAGGCTTCCGTAGCCATTATCGGGAGTAGCCTGACAGCCATTGATGCCCTCATTACGCTGGTGTCCAATGAGCATAAGGGCAAGATTCGTTTCTTTTCGAAAACCGGGTTACTTCCCCGTGTACAAGCCGCTCAGGAAGTGCCTTTTGACCGAAAATACCTGACGCTTCCCACGATTCGGAAGTGTATTCGTGAAAAACGCAGGGCTTTGCGAGTCACGGACCTGATCCGGCTTTTCAAGAAAGAGGTGGAAGAGCATCAGCCCCTGAAACCCGAATGGTCGATTGAAAAACGTACGGCAAAGGATACGCTTCCCTTGCTGGAGGAAGATCTTCAGCAGGCCTATGAAGGCAGTAACCTCTACCAGAATATTCTGTACGACATGCGGGATGATATCTATCCCATCTGGCAATTACTCTCCGCTGATCAGAAATTACTTTTCTTATCGTGGGTAAAACCCTTTTACGACATCAACCGGCACTCCATTCCCATTAAAAACGGAGAGAAGCTCGCCGCTTTGCTCAAACAAGGTCAGCTAAGCATTACGGGCAGCAGTAAGGATCTGGAATGGGATGGCAAGCGATTTGTGCTACAAATGCAGGATGGATCGACCGAGTACGCAGATTTTGTCATCAATGCGTCCGGTCCGGCGGTTACAGTTGATGAAATGGTTGATCAACCCCTGCTCAAGCAATTGCTGGGAAAAGACCTGATCCGTAGTTATGAAGCAGGTGGTATCGTGGTTGATCTGCGTACCATGCAGGTCGTAGCCGATCAGACTGCCGGAAATTTGTACGCCATCGGGCAACCCTTAGCAGGCATCCAGCACGAAGTAAATTCCCTTTGGTTTAATGTGGAACAGGCGGATTTGCTTACCAATCACCTGCTTGAAAAGATCAGCTGA